The following nucleotide sequence is from Coffea eugenioides isolate CCC68of chromosome 3, Ceug_1.0, whole genome shotgun sequence.
aattactcaaagtgtaaatttctatttctgactaaaacttatctttcaggcatatacttactagttttaattaaaaacttactaaagttaatattaattattttaatataatatttaaaaagtcgCTAAAAGATTTGATCTGTCACTAAAGGTAATAGAAACCTATAATAGTAGGTTTCCCTAAtatcgttaccataactataggCACTGTAGCATTGTCCATGTTTTTCACATTCTGTAGCAGACTATCTTCTCTCTGATGGTCGGTAATTAAGATGCTTATCTTTCTGATTTATTAATTTTTCACCTTCAAGCTTTTCACGTAAGGTAGTACTATCTCTGAGATACATTCtgctaaaaattttttttgaggtATCCTTGACAAATAAGTTTCATcgaaacattttttttatacaGAAAAAATTTGATTTGGAATAAATTTCAATTGTAATGACCTTTAGAAACAAAACAAGTACGAAAAGTAATTTCATGTTGTAAACCTTAGAAATTAAACAATaacatgaaacaaaatttccttaAGGATAAGCAAactatttttttacttttcattctataacaaataaaaaaatcaagcTCCAAACCTCTTTACGCATCTCTTTACATTCACAAAATTTTTACTTGACAAACATTAAAAATTGTGTTTCAATCTAATTTCATAACAACTATTTGTAAATCCATTCCTATGTACTTGTCCATCATTTAACAAATAATTTATCATTACAAACATTTTGAACCACTGTTCATGAGAATATTAATTCTTTAAGCATAAAATTCTTTAAATCACAATAAAAACTCGATCTTACCAAATTATTTCTGCTAATATGTGCATAACATCTATAGCATAACCATAACCTTCTTTTGGTCTTCCGAAATGTTTCTATAATTCAATTCATGCACCATAGCTGCACACATAACTTTCTTTACCAGAATGTTTTCTTTAGAAAATATAGCTAGCTAAGAAAAAAATGAACCACATTAGCAAACTACTAATTGttgatttatttttgtcttttatggGTTATAAAATGGTATTTACAATTTTGTCTTTTTGTATCTCCTGAAAATTTGTACGTACACAACAATGCTGCAAATCAATAAATATTAAGTTAAACTTAACCTTAAGCAAGATACCAGACAACATTCAAAGCACGTTCTCTTATACTAGGTGCATGCATTAATAATGCCATCGTGGTTCTAATTTTCTTTGGCACCTCGTAACGCTAACGTCATGTGTTTAAACAGTAGTCATCCTATTTCACAATTAAATTGATCATTAATGTGTTAGTTGATGCTGAATAAAAGTATAAACAAGCTATTCAAATGATGTACGGCGAAAGAAAACCATCAATTGATGTCGTGGGAACCACCAACTATCAATTGTATCAGTTTGTATTCAAAGTAATGAAATACAATAACAAGTCGCCTAATGACTCGTCATTGTAGCACGATCCAGCCATGTCAATGAAACTAGTAACAGCAATCTTAGCCTATTTTCTAGTTCGCATCGTAGTCGGTGCAGCAGCTTCTGATGATGTTGGGTTCATCTATCAGGGATTTCAGTCATCAAATCTAAGCCTGGATGGATTAGCCAATGTCACCGATAATGGCCTCCTACGGATAACCAACAACACCAAATCACAAAGTGGGCATGCCTTCTATCCTAATCCCATCAACTTCAAGAGCACATCTAATAGTTCAGCTTTCTCCTTTTCCACCCAATTTGTGTTTGCTATAGTACCCGATGTCCCTGGACTGATTGTTTCCGGATTGGCATTCGTGATTGCACCAACAAGAAACCATAAAGGAGGGCCTATGTCACGGTTCAATATTATGGAAACTCTCGGCCTCTTTGATAGACCCACCAACGGAAGTCAGAATAATCACGTTTTTGCTGTGGAGCTTGACACTTTCCAAAACCAAGATTATGGTGATATCAATGCCAACCATGTTGGTATCGATATTAACTCTGTGAGGTCCAAGGTATCAAGGCCAGCAAGTTACCAAGCTAATAACAAGATTTCATTTGACAACTTAACTCTTAGCAGCGGTCAACCGATGCAACTTTGGGTGGAATACGATGGGATTGATGGGAGAATCGATGTTACGTTAGCCCCAATAGCGGCCGCCAAACCACATACTCCTCTTTTGTCTTTGACATATGACCTTTCGCCGATTTTAGTGCAAAACATGTATGTTGGCTTTTCTGCTGCCACTAGCCCAGTAGAAAGAGGAACATCTCATTTTATACTTGGATGGAGCTTTAGGATGAATGGTGTTGCGCAAGCTCTTGATCTCTCTCGGCTCCCCGAGCTACCTCGGTCTGGACACAAGAAAGTATCTAAACTTTTCACCGTGGGATTGCCCCTGATTTGCATAACTTTTTCATTAATACTAATATCTGGAGTAGCTTATTATCTAAGGAGAAAGTGGAAGTTTGCTGAAGTGCTGGAAGAATGGGAGCTTGCTTACGGACCTCACAGGTTCAAGTATCAAGATTTGTACATTGCCACGAATGGATTCACAGAAAAGCAGCTGTTAGGAAAAGGCGGATTTGGCAGGGTCTACAAAGGCGTTTTGCCAACAAACAATCTTGAGGTTGCTGTCAAGAAGGTCTCTTATCATGCAAGACAGGGAATGAGAGCATTTGTTGCAGAAATCGTCAGTATTGGTCGATTGAGTCATAGAAATTTAGCACCGTTGTTGGGTTATTGCCGGCGTAAAGAAGAGTTACTCTTGGTATACGAGTTCATGTCCAATAGTAGTCTGGACAGGTTTCTGTACAACCAACCAAAGTACGCTCTCAACTGGAGCCAAAGATTTCGAGTTATCAAAGGTGTAGCGTCAGGATTATTCTATCTACACGAAGAATGGGAGCAAGTAGTGATCCACGGAGATGTAAAAGCCAGTAATGTATTGTTAGATGGTGAACTGAATGGAAGATTAGGAGATTTCGGTCTGGCAAGGCTATACGATCATGGAACTCTCCCTCAAAGCACCCATGTAGCTGGATCTCTTGGCTACCTTGCCCCTGAGTATAGTAGGACAGGGAGGGCCACAACAAGCACTGATGTATATGCTTTTGGGGCCTTTTTGCTGGAGGTTGCCTGTGGAAGAAGGCCAATAGAACCCCGAGCAGAACCAGAAGAGAATATCATTTTGATTGATTGGGTATTTTCGTGCTGGAAAGCAGGTTGTATACTCCAGGCAGTTGATCATAATTTGGGTAATGAGTATGTGAAAGAAGAAGCGGAATTGGTGTTGAAACTGGGCTTGTTATGCTCTCATTCAGAACCAAAGATTAGGCCAAGTATGAGACAAGTTCTGTTGTACTTGGAGGGATCAGTTGCCTTACCAGTACGGGGCTTTTCTGCTGTTGATCTTGGCTTCGCCCATCCTGCTGTTGGAGCTTCCACAGACAATTGTTTCTCACATTCTGTAGTAGACTCTGTTCTCTCTGGCAGTCGGTAACTTTACTAAATTTAGGAAAATAAAAGTGCTTATTTTGTTGAGTGcatttttattatctttctaccCACGAGAGCCTCTTGTACTGTTTATTAGGGTGGCATCTCAAATATGCTTAGTTTCTGTATGTCTTGTAAAAAGATTCATTCATGTAGAACTCGAATTTAAAattctaataataataaatatgtGCAGGGTTACAGAATTGAAGGAAGAATATGATCATTCAAATTATTTATGTGGGAGAATGAGAGAGCAATAAATGCAACTCACAATATTATTGAAATTTTAAACAATAGAAGAAAATGACACCACAATAAAATCCTATAAACACTCTTAAGCTCTCTTAAGAAAATACCTAAACTATTGCCCTATTTATAACTTATTAAGAGTTTTAAAATAAGAAATCACTTGCAtaaaaattatcaaataaaatacaaaatcaTAAATAATACAACTACCTTAAACCTAACTTCAATAAAACTAGtggataaataaatagaaaCTCTGAAGTTTGGTTTATTTTGCCAACAATTAGTAGCAGCTAATCATTAACATGTtttttaagagcaaaattaaatTGTTGCACTAAAACATTGTGGAAATCATCCCATCACACCTATGCATAAGAGCAAAGATAGCCCAGAGCACAGAAGATCCAACAATTAAATGCCCAAAGACTGAAACTGTCTGGTCCTTTACACCCCAAAACGACTCACATTTTTGTCTGAACAACTCAATCGATCTTTTCAATTGTTTGACACTTCATTGAACTTTTCGTCCATTACTCATGCTTCTTGATTGCTAGCAATTAATTGTTAGTTTCAGTTAAATGTtccatcaaatttcaaaattagcTTGATAACGATTTTCTGTGAGCtcattatatgtatatatatattttatatgttGAAGAAGAGCAAAGGAAATAAGAATGAAGTCAAATGAACTTCATAGTATAATCAACGAAAGGGACCGTTTAGTACCAAAGTCTTTGGACAGATACAATCTGGATTTTAATGTATTTCTAcctttggtccagtggtcacTCCCAAACCTTCTAAGGTTTAGTGGTGCAGGAGGTCAAGGGTGACGGTTTTCATTGGCCATTTTCGATGAAGTTTCTACTCACATCGAGTCCCCTCTCTATAATTTCCACCTTAGGGCGTAAGGGTTATCTAGATTTTAATGCATTTGACTGAAAATTACAGCACCCCTTGAGCGCGTTAGGGCGGTGCAGAGCCGGTCATTTTAAAACATCTTGCAGATGACCAAAGACTGTAGACGGCTGTTTAATTAGTTGATTAACCAAGTCTTTGGACTCCTAAGATTCCTCTACATTTGAAAGGCAATCTTGCCAGGTCCCATCCAATCTTGAAAAAATCTCACCCCACAGCCCTGACTACTACCAGTTTATTGTTGCAGTTCTTCCCGGGCGTTGATTTTTCATTGAACTTAAGGGAAGATTCATTGAACTTCTATGACCAAACAAATTTTATGTGGTTGGTTTCCATTCCATGTCCACATCCTAACCTTGAAAAACATCTCCTCCTACAAGAGCTTCCACCCCTGGCCCTTATTTTCTAGTCGTGTTTTATGGGTcctaacttttaattatttttttaaaataataactatagaaattatatataatttttgaaactatagaGAATTATATGAAAGATTGCTAAATCACAAGAGAGTACAGTGTATTTGgcctttttttaataaataataagtaTAATTATGTCATGCTTGTAtaacgaaaaaagaaaaatcaatgtGGTGGGTCCTGTTTCATGTGCACAGGCCAATTTTGTAAAAGTCTCCCTTTCTCGTGCCCACAGCCTGAGTCGCTGTTTTTCCAGCAGTTCTTCATATGTGCTGATttttattctctctttttttttattttttttttgagaaagtAATCCACTACGCAGCGGAATCGTACCAAATATACTCGCTATTCATCAAACActaagaaaaaatagttaaagCTCAATCTAAAGTTCaaagcataaaaaaaaaaaaaatttacaaaaatttttttatatttttcgtgaactcattttttatatttttttatcttatatatattaaatcgctacagtaattttttttaagaaaatcctGAAAATAGCAAAACAACgagagaagaaaagaatcaAGTGAAGTTCAACAAGCATATATAGGAATGCTGTAGGGGTGCCTCCATCCCCGCCCCAATACAATCCTCTCCATTTTTTAAGCCCTCCATGCTCCACCACGGCATCACCATCCTTCTAGAATCCGTGACGTTCCTCCACCCCAATACCAAGTGTTCCTATCGTCACAATTATTTTTTCTTGTCCTCCTCTGCCCAATAGGTCTTCTCATAAGTCCCCCACGTGTCCGATACTGCCATAGTGGTTTGAATTTGTATGCTTTGTAGAAGCTGAAAACTATACATGACTTTCGGATTTTAATGGCTTCActgatggtttttttttttttcaatacatATAAACTAGCTAGTATGCTTGATCTGGAACTCTTTCAGATTACTATGGCAAAGTGACTTGTCAAATTGGAGCAACTGTTGGATATTCAGGGTTGGActttattttttagtttaaGCTACTGGGACGTGTAGATTATGGGAAGGGTTTGGATT
It contains:
- the LOC113766728 gene encoding L-type lectin-domain containing receptor kinase IV.1-like, whose translation is MSMKLVTAILAYFLVRIVVGAAASDDVGFIYQGFQSSNLSLDGLANVTDNGLLRITNNTKSQSGHAFYPNPINFKSTSNSSAFSFSTQFVFAIVPDVPGLIVSGLAFVIAPTRNHKGGPMSRFNIMETLGLFDRPTNGSQNNHVFAVELDTFQNQDYGDINANHVGIDINSVRSKVSRPASYQANNKISFDNLTLSSGQPMQLWVEYDGIDGRIDVTLAPIAAAKPHTPLLSLTYDLSPILVQNMYVGFSAATSPVERGTSHFILGWSFRMNGVAQALDLSRLPELPRSGHKKVSKLFTVGLPLICITFSLILISGVAYYLRRKWKFAEVLEEWELAYGPHRFKYQDLYIATNGFTEKQLLGKGGFGRVYKGVLPTNNLEVAVKKVSYHARQGMRAFVAEIVSIGRLSHRNLAPLLGYCRRKEELLLVYEFMSNSSLDRFLYNQPKYALNWSQRFRVIKGVASGLFYLHEEWEQVVIHGDVKASNVLLDGELNGRLGDFGLARLYDHGTLPQSTHVAGSLGYLAPEYSRTGRATTSTDVYAFGAFLLEVACGRRPIEPRAEPEENIILIDWVFSCWKAGCILQAVDHNLGNEYVKEEAELVLKLGLLCSHSEPKIRPSMRQVLLYLEGSVALPVRGFSAVDLGFAHPAVGASTDNCFSHSVVDSVLSGSR